Proteins encoded together in one Miscanthus floridulus cultivar M001 chromosome 16, ASM1932011v1, whole genome shotgun sequence window:
- the LOC136510376 gene encoding uncharacterized protein: MLPPPPPLHSASPIPMPPPPKLYLHHATALSAVAAAASTPPPPARLAVAASSAPPARLRAERPPSPPRRQPRSSSAPPRPSTTLKSSAIAAPTSSTATAASSKTPARLATSSASPCSGFERSGLDPAFYGLDPAGPPWIRRLLRRIRHQATQGGARRRLPPPPLLASLSSLSHLITVWVLYLITVEEEEG; this comes from the coding sequence ATGCtgccgcctccacctccactccACTCCGCCTCCCCCATCCCCATGCCGCCGCCTCCAAAGCTCTACCTCCACCACGCGACGGCATTGAGTGCGGTGGCGGCCGCCGCctccacgccccccccccccgcgcgtcTGGCTGTGGCCGCCTCCTCTGCGCCCCCCGCAAGGCTTCGAGCGGAGCGGCCTCCATCCCCTCCGCGGCGCCAACCCCgctcctcctcggctcctccccgTCCCTCGACCACGCTGAAGTCCAGCGCGATAGCTGCGCCGACGTCGAGCACGGCAACGGCAGCCTCCTCCAAGACCCCCGCGCGTCTGGCCACCTCCTCCGCGTCCCCCTGCAGCGGCTTCGAGCGGAGCGGCCTCGATCCGGCCTTCTACGGCCTCGATCCGGCCGGACCGCCGTGGATCCGCCGGCTACTTCGCCGGATCCGGCATCAAGCGACCCAGGGGGGAGCTCGCCGGCGGCTGCCGCCACCTCCACTCCtcgcctccctctcctctctgtcGCATTTG
- the LOC136512748 gene encoding ankyrin repeat-containing protein At5g02620-like, which yields MFVSAGLAPWLKVRLASLVGEKNTVQAMDHKPDTSNPAEPNRLFVFSVGPESTRTGKPTAQRRSRTHTTTEDRRGREKIARRHLASHLRPSTLSNFGGGAPDFTSQRRDSMDWRLMEAAITGDAVSMKHLALHDPDILPGTTPQENTCLHIASVHGHEVFCKAVLALNPSLLADSINADGETPLHSAVTNGRVSVTSVLLVCYRDQQLDELILKQDKNGFNALHNAIRSGYRKLALELIAAEPALSRAVNKHNDSPMFMAVMRDYADVFEKLLEIPDSAHVGPNGWNALHAAVRNGNSAIAKKIMETRPGLAVEECNGNSPMHLAVQWDKIDVLRVLLEHDRSLGYLVNSVSVPLLNAAAQRGHVGVARELLKHCPDAPYCDKNGWTCLHKAVDYEKTEFVEFVLGSPQLGKLINMQNSVGDTALHMAVLKCNPKMVASLLHHQDTDVTVVNNGGVPVKGNLYGATDHAKTLNWNEISMLLLKADPQEAGSIYNLHKDAKDDVTNSSRNNIKSLTQTYTGNTSLVAILLATITFAAAFTLPGGYSSDAGSQGLPIMVRKVAFQAFLISDTLAMCASLAVAFICIIAKWEDLEFLLYYRSFTKKLMWFAYVATTTAFATGLYTVLAPRLPWLSVTVCVLTGLLPILTKLLGEWPILKLRFRLGRKFKSELLDMV from the exons atgttcgtttcggctggattggctccatggctgaaagtacggctggctagtttggtgggagagaaaaatactgttcaagcCATGGAtcataagccagatacgagcaatCCAGCCGAACCGAATAGGTTGTTTGTTTTCTCTGTTGGGCCCGAGAGCACTCGCACGGGTAAGCCGACCGCTCAGCGACGCTCTCGCACACACACTACGACTGAAGAtagaagagggagggagaagaTAGCACGCAGGCACCTTGCGAGTCATCTCAGGCCCAGCACACTCAGTAACTTCGGAGGGGGGGCACCAGATTTCACATCTCAACGACGCGATTCG ATGGACTGGCGTCTCATGGAAGCAGCCATAACTGGTGACGCCGTATCTATGAAGCACCTGGCTTTACACGATCCGGACATTCTGCCTGGCACCACTCCGCAGGAGAACACCTGCCTCCACATCGCTTCCGTCCATGGCCACGAGGTGTTCTGCAAGGCCGTGCTGGCTCTGAACCCGTCACTCCTCGCTGACAGCATCAATGCAGACGGCGAGACGCCGCTTCACAGCGCCGTGACAAACGGACGTGTTTCTGTAACCTCTGTTTTGCTCGTGTGCTACCGCGATCAGCAGCTGGACGAGTTGATCTTGAAGCAAGACAAGAACGGATTCAACGCACTGCACAACGCCATCCGTAGCGGATACAGGAAGCTCGCGCTCGAACTGATTGCAGCAGAGCCTGCCTTGTCGCGCGCTGTGAACAAGCACAACGACTCACCCATGTTCATGGCAGTGATGAGAGATTATGCTGATGTCTTCGAGAAACTGTTGGAGATTCCTGATTCAGCTCATGTGGGACCCAACGGCTGGAATGCTCTGCATGCTGCCGTGAGAAACGGTAATTCTG CCATCGCTAAAAAGATTATGGAGACACGTCCTGGGCTGGCAGTAGAAGAATGCAATGGCAATTCTCCAATGCACCTGGCTGTACAATGGGACAAGATTGACGTGCTAAGAGTATTGTTGGAACATGATCGGTCTTTAGGGTATTTAGTCAACTCAGTGAGTGTCCCTCTTCTTAATGCTGCTGCACAACGAGGCCATGTTGGTGTTGCTCGAGAGCTTCTTAAACATTGTCCAGATGCTCCCTATTGCGATAAAAATGGCTGGACATGTCTGCACAAGGCTGTAGACTATGAAAAGACGGAGTTCGTAGAATTTGTACTCGGTTCGCCACAGCTTGGTAAGCTCATTAACATGCAAAATTCAGTCGGAGATACTGCTCTGCATATGGCAGTCCTGAAGTGCAATCCGAAGATGGTCGCCTCTTTACTGCATCACCAAGATACGGACGTCACAGTGGTTAACAACGGAGGTGTCCCAGTAAAGGGGAATTTATATGGTGCCACTGATCATGCCAAGACTTTAAACTGG AATGAAATATCTATGCTTTTGTTGAAAGCTGATCCTCAAGAGGCAGGATCTATTTATAATCTCCACAAGGATGCCAAGGATGACGTGACCAACTCATCAAGAAATAATATCAAGTCACTGACTCAAACGTACACAGGCAACACTTCCTTAGTGGCAATCCTCCTCGCGACAATTACCTTTGCTGCTGCTTTTACTTTGCCAGGAGGTTACAGCAGTGATGCCGGAAGCCAGGGACTTCCCATTATGGTCAGGAAGGTTGCGTTTCAAGCATTCTTGATCTCTGACACCTTAGCAATGTGCGCTTCACTTGCTGTGGCTTTCATATGCATCATAGCAAAGTGGGAGGATCTTGAGTTCTTGCTTTACTACAGATCTTTTACAAAGAAGCTTATGTGGTTTGCGTACGTGGCAACTACCACAGCATTCGCAACTGGTTTATACACAGTTCTGGCCCCTCGTCTCCCCTGGTTGTCTGTTACGGTTTGCGTTCTGACAGGTTTATTGCCCATCCTTACTAAACTTCTAGGTGAATGGCCCATCTTAAAACTGAGATTTCGGCTGGGTCGGAAATTCAAGTCTGAGCTCCTTGATATGGTCTAA